A genomic segment from Chloroflexota bacterium encodes:
- a CDS encoding LysM peptidoglycan-binding domain-containing protein: MLRIVRILGAVATLLMLAWGPPVLADTPTHLVQPGETLFRIALNHGVTVDALRAANGIVGNTIYAGQVLVIPSAASEASGASAAVPAPVISQPVAPAPSAGASNGVHTVQRGENLFRIGLKYGVSVAAIQAANGLANVTIYVGQQLTIPSEASVVSTASAASTPPTDTTAAPAPQAPAGNGRRFLIDLSEQMLYAYEGDTLVRSTLVSTGLPQTPTVVGTFYIYLRYRSQRMIGPGYDLPSVPYVMYFYKGYGLHGTYWHNNFGAPMSHGCVNMPTAEAEWAYNWSSIGTPVTVQY, encoded by the coding sequence ATGCTTCGAATCGTTCGTATTCTGGGCGCAGTAGCAACTTTGCTGATGTTGGCCTGGGGGCCGCCGGTTCTGGCCGATACGCCGACTCACCTGGTTCAACCGGGAGAGACTCTGTTTCGCATTGCGTTGAATCACGGTGTCACCGTTGATGCGCTCCGGGCGGCCAACGGCATTGTCGGCAACACGATCTACGCCGGGCAGGTGCTGGTTATTCCGAGCGCAGCGAGCGAAGCGAGTGGAGCGAGTGCCGCCGTGCCTGCGCCTGTGATCAGCCAGCCCGTTGCGCCTGCTCCCAGCGCCGGCGCGAGTAATGGCGTTCACACCGTCCAGCGCGGCGAGAATCTGTTTCGCATTGGCTTGAAGTACGGCGTGAGCGTGGCCGCGATTCAGGCGGCGAACGGCCTGGCGAATGTGACGATTTATGTCGGTCAGCAATTGACGATTCCGAGCGAAGCGAGCGTAGTGAGCACGGCAAGCGCTGCATCAACGCCTCCCACCGACACGACGGCGGCCCCGGCGCCACAAGCCCCGGCCGGGAATGGTCGGCGCTTCCTGATCGATCTTTCGGAGCAGATGTTATATGCCTACGAGGGCGATACGCTGGTTCGGTCAACCCTGGTATCCACCGGCTTGCCTCAGACGCCGACGGTGGTTGGCACGTTTTACATCTATTTGCGGTATAGGTCTCAGCGCATGATCGGCCCTGGCTACGACTTGCCCAGCGTTCCTTACGTGATGTATTTTTACAAGGGCTATGGCCTGCATGGAACTTACTGGCACAACAACTTTGGCGCGCCAATGAGTCACGGTTGCGTGAATATGCCCACCGCTGAGGCTGAATGGGCCTACAACTGGTCCAGCATCGGAACGCCGGTGACGGTGCAATACTGA